In one Planctomycetota bacterium genomic region, the following are encoded:
- a CDS encoding trypsin-like peptidase domain-containing protein — MKRIIIIIVLGILAIWFTALVTRPAELPSDVRIIRVLPTADNPYEKEYNELLKPTVKVTTGFGTGSGVIINSEGYVLTAAHVVGKESSVIIHVYDYYKWTEELLPASVVITDTTRDLALIKITASSRPLSDCGRLAPKDYKPYLFTPVYVVGCSLGLAPRPSEGMITAINIDSWEISAPILPGNSGGPVFDKRTHELIGIAVWVRLYGNQLITTMAGIVPINQIYDFLDSHRDSKDTEKILNKSSFCSLRLCGASSPLMNCDEHKSKGETADVPVIGELDTNQRDRLVSLTQRKE, encoded by the coding sequence GTGAAACGCATAATAATTATTATAGTTTTAGGGATTTTGGCGATTTGGTTTACCGCATTGGTAACCAGGCCTGCTGAATTGCCTTCAGATGTCCGGATTATACGGGTCTTGCCGACTGCTGACAACCCGTATGAAAAGGAATATAATGAATTACTGAAACCGACCGTTAAGGTTACCACAGGCTTCGGCACGGGTTCGGGCGTTATTATCAATAGCGAGGGGTATGTATTAACTGCGGCTCATGTGGTAGGCAAGGAATCATCTGTAATAATACATGTATACGATTATTATAAATGGACAGAGGAACTATTACCGGCATCTGTAGTAATAACAGATACTACCAGGGATTTAGCGCTTATTAAAATAACCGCCTCCTCCCGCCCCCTTTCTGACTGTGGACGTCTTGCCCCGAAGGACTATAAGCCTTACCTCTTTACGCCTGTATACGTGGTGGGTTGTTCTTTGGGGCTGGCTCCACGGCCATCGGAAGGAATGATTACCGCAATCAATATTGATAGCTGGGAGATTTCTGCCCCGATACTTCCCGGAAATTCAGGAGGCCCAGTGTTCGATAAACGAACTCATGAATTAATAGGGATAGCGGTTTGGGTTCGGCTCTATGGCAACCAGCTTATTACCACAATGGCGGGGATTGTTCCTATTAATCAAATATACGATTTCTTAGATAGCCACAGAGACTCAAAGGACACGGAGAAGATTCTTAATAAGTCTTCTTTCTGTTCTTTGCGCCTTTGCGGTGCAAGCTCGCCTTTGATGAACTGCGATGAGCATAAGTCAAAGGGTGAAACTGCTGATGTGCCGGTGATTGGTGAGCTAGACACTAATCAGAGAGACCGGCTTGTCAGCCTAACCCAAAGAAAGGAGTAA
- a CDS encoding ferritin: MAPKASKQLLELLNKGIARELQVAVQYMWQHVQWSGVKGYAVKDGLKEIAVAEMKHAEKIAERLFYLGGTPTTKPEPIFVGKTLKEMINRDVKDEEGAIVLYNKIIALAKKEGDEVTNRIFREILEDEEDHHDTFSSIAEEI; encoded by the coding sequence ATGGCACCAAAGGCATCAAAACAGCTCCTGGAACTCCTGAACAAAGGCATCGCCCGCGAACTGCAGGTCGCCGTCCAGTATATGTGGCAGCACGTCCAGTGGAGCGGGGTAAAAGGCTACGCCGTAAAAGACGGCCTTAAGGAAATCGCCGTGGCGGAAATGAAACACGCCGAGAAAATCGCCGAGCGTCTCTTCTACCTGGGCGGAACCCCCACCACCAAGCCCGAACCCATCTTTGTCGGCAAGACCCTAAAGGAAATGATTAACCGCGATGTCAAGGATGAAGAAGGCGCCATTGTCCTTTACAATAAAATAATCGCCTTAGCCAAGAAAGAAGGCGATGAAGTGACCAACAGAATCTTCCGCGAAATACTCGAAGATGAGGAAGACCACCACGATACTTTCAGCTCGATTGCTGAAGAGATATAA
- the acs gene encoding acetate--CoA ligase — protein sequence MMDEKRKFEPPKSVSEKAYIKSFKQYKELYDESINNPDKFWSERASELHWFKKWDKVRDSNFAKAQIKWFVGGKMNASYNCLDRHMETKAKDKVAIIWEADNGETRKFTYAQLYKQVNKFANALKKLGAKKGDRITIYLPMIPELPVAMLACARIGAIHSVVFGGFSAESLIDRIQDCKSSMMITSDGGFRGGKNIPMKETADKAIEKCPSIKSVVVVKHANVNINMISGRDTWFHDLMNDKSIAETCKPEEMDAEDPLFILYTSGSTGKPKGVMHTTGGYSVYTYLSFKWIFDCHDDDIFWCTADIGWVTGHSYIVYGPLAAGATEVMFEGIPTYPKADRFWEAVDKHKVSIFYTAPTAIRALMGCGEEWPNKHSLKSLRILGSVGEPINPEAWIWYYKNIGKEKCPILDTWWQTETGGILITPFPGATAVKPGSASVPFFGVLPEVVNVEGKPVKTNEGGYLCINQDWPGMMRGVYGDQKRFFDTYFTRFPGKYFTGDGARKDEDNFYWLMGRVDDVINVSGHRIGTAEVESALVSHPKVAESAVVGFPHAIKGQGIYAYVTLKGGNAGSDELKKELTGHITKVIGPIAKPDIILFAPALPKTRSGKIMRRILRKIAEGDMSNIGDTSTLADPSVVDKILVDAKEAAAKLAK from the coding sequence ATGATGGATGAAAAAAGGAAGTTCGAGCCGCCCAAGTCGGTCTCCGAAAAGGCTTATATCAAGAGCTTCAAGCAATACAAGGAACTATACGATGAATCAATCAACAATCCCGATAAATTCTGGAGCGAACGCGCCAGCGAATTACACTGGTTCAAGAAATGGGATAAAGTCCGCGACAGCAACTTTGCCAAGGCCCAAATCAAGTGGTTCGTCGGCGGCAAAATGAACGCCTCCTACAACTGCCTGGACAGGCATATGGAAACCAAGGCAAAGGATAAAGTCGCCATAATCTGGGAAGCGGACAACGGCGAGACGCGCAAATTCACCTATGCGCAGCTTTACAAACAGGTAAATAAATTCGCCAACGCCCTGAAGAAACTCGGCGCCAAAAAAGGCGACAGGATTACCATATATCTCCCGATGATTCCGGAACTGCCGGTAGCCATGCTTGCCTGCGCGCGCATCGGCGCCATCCACAGCGTGGTATTCGGCGGATTCAGCGCGGAATCCCTGATTGACCGCATCCAGGACTGCAAATCGTCCATGATGATTACATCAGACGGCGGTTTCCGCGGCGGCAAGAATATCCCGATGAAAGAAACCGCGGATAAAGCAATCGAGAAATGCCCCTCAATCAAGAGCGTTGTCGTGGTCAAACACGCCAATGTTAATATTAACATGATATCCGGGCGCGATACCTGGTTCCATGACCTGATGAACGATAAGAGCATCGCTGAAACGTGCAAGCCGGAAGAAATGGACGCGGAAGACCCGCTCTTTATCCTTTACACCAGCGGAAGCACCGGGAAACCCAAAGGCGTCATGCATACGACAGGCGGATACTCGGTTTATACCTATCTCTCATTCAAATGGATATTCGACTGCCACGATGACGATATCTTCTGGTGCACGGCCGATATCGGCTGGGTTACCGGCCATAGCTACATCGTTTACGGGCCGCTGGCCGCGGGCGCGACCGAAGTGATGTTCGAAGGCATACCGACCTATCCGAAAGCCGACCGCTTCTGGGAAGCCGTCGACAAACACAAGGTAAGCATTTTCTACACCGCGCCGACCGCCATCCGCGCGCTAATGGGTTGCGGCGAAGAATGGCCCAATAAGCATTCGCTTAAATCCCTACGCATACTCGGCAGCGTCGGCGAACCGATTAACCCGGAGGCCTGGATATGGTATTACAAGAATATCGGCAAGGAAAAATGCCCGATTCTGGATACCTGGTGGCAGACCGAAACCGGCGGGATACTGATTACCCCGTTCCCGGGCGCCACAGCGGTGAAACCCGGTTCGGCATCAGTCCCGTTCTTCGGAGTCCTTCCAGAAGTCGTCAACGTGGAAGGCAAACCTGTTAAGACCAACGAAGGCGGATACCTCTGCATTAACCAGGACTGGCCCGGAATGATGCGCGGCGTCTACGGCGACCAGAAACGGTTCTTTGATACATACTTCACCAGGTTCCCGGGCAAGTATTTCACGGGAGACGGCGCCCGCAAGGATGAAGACAATTTCTACTGGCTGATGGGACGCGTTGATGACGTCATCAACGTTTCCGGACACCGCATCGGAACGGCCGAAGTGGAAAGCGCCCTGGTTTCCCACCCGAAAGTTGCCGAATCAGCCGTGGTCGGATTTCCCCACGCAATTAAGGGACAGGGCATCTATGCCTATGTCACCCTTAAAGGCGGCAACGCGGGAAGCGACGAGCTGAAAAAAGAGCTCACCGGCCACATCACCAAGGTAATCGGACCGATAGCCAAGCCGGATATCATCCTCTTTGCCCCGGCGCTCCCCAAGACACGCAGCGGCAAGATTATGAGGCGTATCCTTAGGAAGATTGCCGAAGGCGATATGAGCAATATCGGCGATACTTCCACGCTGGCCGATCCGTCGGTCGTGGATAAGATCCTGGTGGATGCCAAGGAAGCAGCTGCAAAATTGGCGAAATAA
- a CDS encoding enoyl-CoA hydratase/isomerase family protein, translating into MTEYKNIRFEFAEGVARIIFNRPPLNILNIEMMKEINQALEGLVEEKDLRLIVFCAEHKAFSAGVDVGEHMGDSAAEMIKIFHQIFRFMVKINKPSLALVYGSCLGGGCEVALFCDMILARDDAKFGQPEIQVGVFPPVACVALPKIINQKKALELLLTGSIISAAEAEKLGLVNKVFPADQFEAESNKLIGKVASLSAPVLKFTRKAAMGRSDKEFLNHLEEVENIYLNSLMLTKDANEGLKAFMEKRKPEWKNR; encoded by the coding sequence ATGACCGAATATAAAAATATCAGGTTCGAGTTTGCCGAAGGAGTCGCGCGGATTATTTTTAACCGTCCGCCCTTAAATATCCTTAATATCGAAATGATGAAGGAAATCAACCAGGCACTGGAAGGACTGGTCGAGGAAAAGGATTTGCGCCTGATAGTATTTTGCGCTGAGCACAAGGCGTTTTCCGCCGGGGTTGACGTGGGCGAGCACATGGGCGACAGCGCCGCCGAGATGATAAAGATATTTCACCAAATCTTCCGCTTTATGGTAAAAATTAATAAGCCGTCGCTTGCCCTCGTTTACGGTTCCTGCCTGGGCGGCGGATGCGAAGTGGCGCTCTTCTGCGATATGATATTAGCCCGCGACGACGCTAAATTCGGGCAGCCGGAAATACAGGTCGGGGTCTTCCCGCCGGTCGCCTGCGTGGCACTGCCCAAGATAATCAATCAGAAAAAAGCCTTGGAACTCCTCTTAACCGGCAGCATCATTTCTGCCGCAGAGGCAGAAAAGCTGGGATTGGTAAATAAGGTCTTCCCGGCAGACCAGTTTGAAGCGGAATCCAATAAGTTGATAGGTAAAGTAGCCTCTTTAAGCGCACCGGTCTTGAAATTCACCCGCAAAGCCGCCATGGGAAGGTCTGACAAGGAATTCCTAAACCATCTGGAGGAAGTGGAAAATATCTACCTTAACTCGCTGATGCTGACCAAAGACGCCAACGAAGGATTAAAAGCGTTTATGGAAAAGCGGAAGCCCGAATGGAAGAATAGATAA
- a CDS encoding fibronectin type III domain-containing protein — MLSKVKQAGLIVLLGWMVLGLGINAEDVTSGSSAGNETTSTSNELAGFSQAVLKEEITKASDNLDSSNTQLQFTGNNTLHVKVDSSGTENFSEAGQTKTCKHFITWDEGDLFGYFCMGYLKITFDSNVVEADHVTSGAFSTGISRRGTGWIIVDPWMWYYEGVPASDPNRLAFSITWKSKQAGTSSFTYSITNSSGTIIRNYFLTGTVHNMQAVPAVVDFAPQIQPPAAPSNLVATAVSSSQINLTWQDNSNNEDGYIIESKTSCHDPFVQIAVVESNPEAPAVTYSHTNLSPGTVHYYRIKAYNVAGNSVPSNMAAAVTFAHIPTIDETITELNNVKAGIIKPGLYQSFSDRLNEAKSYLIINDYKSALGPLNSIAKKLAELTDAEMTAEARTAFGSSLAALIDYLTLLSGLPTTVDLYLVEGGCSNVVHIETANGIISTTLSGSLKVSIEPTSNADIASVTIISSAYKGTPIIVNGTNFGKLDIANNTEALSVGTLNLKTGEIVITYNVIVKSDLLVTGEKVTISLKGTFSPLGLNKGIAILIGEGTLPATVPLLGGAKFNLLAMAGGIEALVLKIELVTKNNDGEIVPVGEYLPVSDPTPEITLNDVQLSDVSINANGIISLIVSGTVRDPLADILTNGQGRIASVKIFANGEQIAIAQVTGQSEAPSYFRPFAWKGTFTAQINFPAANPDLTDSNIIFVEAENIIGNAGSDSLTIITYLDETGLKASNITANTGSLTGDYYPLMVEISGNKQAALSGNIAGNFFNQDWNIIPISYSPEHYLLGKYKDGKGNQQVFVVVKKLPEGVDVATIKTPVQVTEGKNNTLEAKLVDNEGDEIAKAEVSVIELELIITHKSKSQNNCPKLNEEFPVYCIVKLREGKDFKYYYKGEKPTAEDLKDLKYWDKKSYIYEFKSKVESRNIQLVDKLTIPIDKLDEYPNKIEYKWFEISASRDPDISNKIPSDPERKGHSGVTVRYAANPIAGWDKWKHLKKFTQPKEEGCHYYFAKVTLYDDKNKLIMYSKEFPDNSVKLTGATGKLAAMYEANARIKFAHKVLCGGYAGNERTIWEWARTHLGLPYGLGAKDKYVNEDCSGLVCSAGLQSGLIPQGEVDIWSVADMVDMAKGIKKPKKILYQVGEGEGATTEILLQKLREIDTGENGPIQQGDLIAHGKSWATPSREAKYPSHIVIVETIKRDILDRITEIVVIESVGYDDMDDAEDRINQQAVQLPKNGTECTRRTDYIATYLNLKGKTFETNKEKPYIGKFWVLRFGEKPKKK, encoded by the coding sequence ATGCTGAGCAAGGTAAAGCAAGCCGGATTAATTGTGCTTTTGGGCTGGATGGTTTTAGGCTTAGGTATTAATGCGGAAGATGTTACATCGGGTTCATCTGCCGGCAATGAAACTACATCTACCTCAAATGAATTAGCCGGATTTTCTCAAGCCGTTCTTAAAGAAGAAATTACCAAGGCATCGGATAATCTTGATTCATCCAATACCCAGCTCCAATTCACAGGGAACAATACCTTGCATGTTAAGGTTGACTCATCCGGGACAGAAAATTTCTCCGAGGCGGGCCAGACTAAAACCTGCAAACATTTTATAACCTGGGACGAAGGTGATTTGTTCGGATATTTTTGTATGGGTTATTTAAAGATAACCTTTGACTCGAACGTTGTGGAAGCGGACCATGTTACATCCGGGGCGTTTTCTACCGGCATATCAAGGAGGGGGACCGGCTGGATAATCGTTGACCCGTGGATGTGGTATTACGAGGGTGTGCCTGCCAGCGACCCGAACCGCTTGGCTTTTAGCATAACATGGAAAAGCAAGCAGGCCGGAACAAGCTCTTTTACTTATAGTATTACAAATAGCAGTGGGACGATAATCAGGAATTATTTCCTCACCGGCACGGTCCATAATATGCAGGCGGTTCCGGCGGTGGTAGATTTCGCACCGCAAATCCAGCCACCCGCCGCGCCGAGTAACCTGGTTGCTACAGCGGTTTCCTCATCGCAAATCAATCTTACCTGGCAGGACAATTCGAATAATGAAGATGGGTATATTATAGAAAGCAAAACCAGTTGCCACGACCCGTTTGTCCAGATTGCGGTTGTAGAATCCAATCCAGAAGCGCCCGCCGTTACTTATTCTCATACGAATCTTTCTCCGGGCACGGTTCATTATTACCGGATTAAGGCTTATAATGTGGCCGGCAATAGCGTACCATCCAATATGGCCGCGGCTGTTACCTTTGCTCATATCCCGACTATAGATGAAACTATTACCGAACTTAATAATGTAAAAGCGGGTATTATCAAGCCGGGGCTTTACCAATCCTTCTCTGACCGTTTAAATGAAGCAAAATCATATCTTATTATAAATGATTATAAATCAGCGCTCGGCCCGCTTAATTCTATCGCCAAGAAATTAGCAGAATTAACGGATGCCGAAATGACCGCTGAAGCGCGGACGGCTTTTGGTTCTTCACTTGCCGCATTGATAGATTATCTGACGCTTCTTTCCGGTTTGCCGACTACGGTTGATTTGTATCTCGTAGAAGGCGGCTGTTCCAATGTGGTGCATATAGAAACTGCTAACGGCATAATCAGCACAACTTTGAGCGGAAGTCTTAAAGTTAGTATTGAACCGACAAGTAATGCGGATATTGCTTCGGTCACTATCATTAGTTCTGCCTACAAAGGAACCCCGATAATAGTAAACGGTACAAACTTCGGGAAACTTGATATTGCTAATAATACCGAAGCCCTTTCAGTTGGTACTCTTAATCTTAAAACCGGCGAAATAGTCATTACGTATAATGTAATAGTAAAGAGTGATTTACTTGTAACAGGTGAGAAAGTGACGATTTCCCTAAAAGGCACATTTTCACCTTTAGGACTGAATAAAGGAATAGCTATATTAATTGGCGAAGGAACGTTGCCTGCGACAGTGCCATTATTAGGCGGGGCGAAATTTAATCTGCTGGCGATGGCTGGAGGGATAGAGGCATTGGTTCTGAAAATAGAACTGGTAACTAAAAATAATGATGGCGAAATCGTGCCTGTTGGAGAATACCTGCCCGTTTCCGACCCTACACCGGAAATAACACTTAACGACGTCCAACTTTCAGATGTATCTATTAATGCTAATGGCATTATTTCACTTATCGTCAGCGGAACGGTTAGAGACCCCTTGGCTGATATTTTGACAAATGGTCAAGGGCGCATCGCTTCTGTTAAAATCTTTGCTAATGGAGAACAAATCGCAATCGCGCAGGTTACCGGGCAATCCGAAGCGCCATCTTATTTCCGCCCCTTTGCGTGGAAGGGAACCTTTACTGCTCAGATTAATTTCCCTGCCGCTAACCCCGATTTAACGGATTCCAATATTATATTCGTAGAAGCGGAGAATATAATAGGTAATGCTGGTTCGGACAGCCTTACCATAATTACCTATCTTGATGAAACTGGACTTAAAGCATCTAACATAACGGCTAATACAGGATCGTTAACAGGAGATTATTATCCCCTTATGGTTGAGATTAGCGGCAATAAACAGGCGGCTTTAAGCGGTAATATCGCAGGGAATTTCTTTAACCAAGATTGGAATATTATTCCTATCAGTTACAGTCCGGAGCATTATTTGTTGGGCAAATATAAAGACGGAAAAGGAAACCAGCAAGTCTTTGTGGTAGTTAAAAAATTACCAGAAGGGGTAGATGTTGCTACGATAAAAACGCCTGTTCAAGTGACCGAAGGGAAAAACAACACTCTTGAAGCAAAGCTTGTTGATAATGAAGGAGACGAAATTGCCAAAGCCGAAGTTTCTGTAATTGAGTTAGAACTTATCATAACACACAAAAGCAAGAGCCAGAATAATTGCCCTAAACTTAATGAAGAATTCCCTGTATATTGCATAGTAAAACTGCGCGAAGGAAAAGATTTCAAGTATTATTATAAGGGAGAGAAGCCAACTGCCGAGGATTTAAAAGATCTGAAATACTGGGATAAAAAAAGCTATATTTATGAGTTTAAAAGTAAGGTAGAAAGCAGAAACATTCAATTGGTGGACAAACTAACCATTCCTATAGATAAGCTTGACGAATATCCTAATAAGATTGAATATAAATGGTTTGAAATATCGGCTTCTAGAGATCCTGATATAAGCAATAAAATACCCTCCGATCCTGAACGCAAAGGACATTCTGGTGTTACTGTTAGGTATGCAGCAAATCCTATTGCTGGCTGGGATAAATGGAAGCATCTTAAGAAATTTACTCAACCTAAAGAGGAGGGGTGCCATTACTATTTTGCGAAAGTTACCTTGTATGACGATAAAAATAAATTAATCATGTACTCTAAAGAATTTCCTGATAATTCGGTTAAATTAACTGGGGCAACAGGAAAACTAGCCGCAATGTATGAAGCCAATGCGCGAATTAAATTTGCCCATAAAGTTTTATGCGGGGGGTATGCGGGCAATGAACGAACCATTTGGGAGTGGGCGCGAACACATTTAGGATTACCCTACGGCTTAGGAGCCAAGGATAAATATGTGAACGAAGATTGTAGTGGATTAGTATGTTCCGCGGGATTACAATCTGGTTTAATTCCCCAAGGGGAAGTGGACATATGGTCTGTAGCGGACATGGTTGATATGGCTAAAGGAATAAAAAAACCAAAGAAAATACTGTATCAAGTGGGCGAGGGAGAAGGAGCAACTACGGAAATCCTCCTTCAAAAACTCAGAGAAATAGATACAGGGGAGAACGGGCCTATTCAACAGGGTGATTTAATTGCCCATGGTAAATCTTGGGCAACACCAAGTAGAGAAGCAAAATATCCTTCGCATATTGTAATAGTTGAAACTATTAAGAGAGATATTTTGGATAGAATAACTGAAATTGTAGTTATAGAATCCGTGGGTTATGACGATATGGATGATGCAGAAGACCGAATTAATCAACAGGCTGTTCAGCTCCCAAAAAACGGGACCGAATGTACTCGTCGTACAGATTACATTGCTACTTACTTAAATCTAAAAGGAAAAACTTTCGAAACGAACAAAGAAAAACCGTATATTGGAAAGTTTTGGGTGCTTAGATTCGGGGAAAAACCGAAGAAAAAATAA